A genomic window from Vitis riparia cultivar Riparia Gloire de Montpellier isolate 1030 chromosome 16, EGFV_Vit.rip_1.0, whole genome shotgun sequence includes:
- the LOC117933797 gene encoding ABC transporter B family member 28 isoform X3, which yields MASATLPLPLRSHLTRLKPPISHAPRAIACHVKLSHSHSNPFPPFSLLRSRSKGVVRPPSAYVSGPASDPIITEPDPKVESSNDAHDETVEPPSAISSSLLWSLLMRYKLRLAVSAVTLIGCSACTLSMPLFSGRFFEVLIGTRPEPLWRLLSTVGVLYTLEPVLTIIYVVNMNTIWEKVMSTLRAQIFRRLLIQKVEFFDRYKVGELTALLTSDLGSLKDIVSENISRDRGFRALSEVIGTICILFTLAPQLAPILGVLMLTVSVLVAVYKRSTVPVFKAHGLAQASISDCATETFSAIRTVRSFSGEKRQMSMFGSQVMAFQSSGIKLGTFKSLNESLTRVAVYISLMSLYCLGGSKVKAGELSVGTIASFIGYTFTLTFAVQGLVNTFGDLRGSLAAVERINSVFSGGQIDEALAYGLERDIRRKEVDDEKLGLFFVNGFDEKNIFPNIHYMSALRSASNVHSLAWSGDVCLEDVHFSYPLRPDVEILNGLNLRLKCGTVTALVGSSGAGKSTIVQLLARFYEPSRGCLTVSGEDVRTFDKSEWARVVSIVNQFSGFCFGSLGKVSFRIGKLKV from the exons ATGGCCTCTGCAACTCTCCCACTCCCTCTCCGGTCGCACCTCACTCGGCTCAAACCCCCTATCAGCCACGCGCCAAGAGCCATCGCCTGTCACGTCAAACTCTCCCACAGCCACTCCAACCCTTTCCCGCCATTTTCACTTCTTCGAAGCAGATCAAAAGGCGTCGTGAGGCCCCCTTCTGCCTACGTGTCGGGTCCTGCTTCCGACCCGATAATAACCGAGCCGGACCCTAAGGTGGAGAGTTCGAACGATGCTCATGATGAAACTGTTGAGCCGCCGAGTGCGATCAGTTCGAGTCTCTTGTGGAGTCTCCTGATGCGGTACAAGCTGAGACTCGCTGTTTCGGCCGTCACTCTCATTGGTTGCTCCGCTTGTACTCTCTCAATGCCTCTATTTTCAG GGAGATTTTTTGAAGTACTTATAGGCACTAGACCAGAACCTCTGTGGAGACTGCTTAGTACTGTTGGAGTGCTGTATACATTGGAGCCAgttttaactattatttatgTTGTAAACATGAATACTATTTGGGAGAAGGTTATGTCAACCTTACGCGCTCAGATTTTTAGAAGACTATTGATTCAGAAG GTGGAGTTTTTTGACAGATACAAG GTTGGTGAACTCACTGCTTTGTTAACATCTGACTTGGGTTCTCTTAAAGATATTGTGAGTGAAAACATTTCAAGGGATCGTGGATTCAGGGCACTTTCTGAG GTCATTGGCACAATATGCATCCTGTTCACTTTAGCCCCCCAACTTGCACCAATTTTGGGCGTACTGATGCTTACTGTATCTGTTTTAGTTG CTGTATACAAGCGGTCAACTGTGCCTGTTTTTAAAGCTCACGGATTGGCCCAAGCTTCCATATCAGATTGTGCAACAGAAACATTTTCTGCAATTCGTACT GTAAGATCCTTTAGTGGCGAAAAGCGTCAAATGTCTATGTTTGGTAGTCAG GTTATGGCTTTTCAGAGTAGTGGTATAAAGCTTGGGACCTTCAAATCTCTTAATGAATCACTGACTAGAGTTGCCGTCTATATTTCTTTGATGTCCTTGTATTGTCTTGGTGGAAGCAAAGTAAAAGCG GGTGAACTCTCTGTTGGAACCATTGCTTCTTTTATTGGATACACTTTCACATTAACTTTTGCT GTTCAAGGGCTGGTTAATACATTTGGAGATCTTCGTGGAAGTCTTGCTGCTGTTGAGAGGATTAATTCTGTGTTTTCTGGGGGACAAATTGATGAGGCCCTTGCCTATGGTTTAGAAAGAGACATCCGGAGaaaagaagtggatgatgaaaaACTTGGATTATTCTTTGTCAATGGTTTTGatgaaaaaaacatatttccaaatattcaTTACATGTCAGCCTTGAGATCAGCTAGCAATGTGCATAGCCTAGCTTGGTCTGGTGATGTTTGTCTTGAAG ATGTGCATTTTTCTTACCCTTTGAGGCCTGATGTGGAAATCCTAAATGGTCTTAATCTAAGGCTAAAATGTGGAACTGTAACTGCTCTAGTTGGCTCAAGTGGTGCTGGGAAAAGTACAATAGTACAGCTATTGGCACGTTTTTATGAG CCAAGCAGGGGCTGCTTAACAGTTTCCGGAGAGGATGTTCGAACATTTGACAAGAGCGAATGGGCTCGGGTTGTCTCTATAGTAAACCAA TTTTCAGGTTTTTGTTTTGGAAGCTTGGGGAAGGTTAGTTTTAGGATTGGGAAGTTAAAAGTGTGA
- the LOC117933797 gene encoding ABC transporter B family member 28 isoform X2 codes for MASATLPLPLRSHLTRLKPPISHAPRAIACHVKLSHSHSNPFPPFSLLRSRSKGVVRPPSAYVSGPASDPIITEPDPKVESSNDAHDETVEPPSAISSSLLWSLLMRYKLRLAVSAVTLIGCSACTLSMPLFSGRFFEVLIGTRPEPLWRLLSTVGVLYTLEPVLTIIYVVNMNTIWEKVMSTLRAQIFRRLLIQKVEFFDRYKVGELTALLTSDLGSLKDIVSENISRDRGFRALSEVIGTICILFTLAPQLAPILGVLMLTVSVLVAVYKRSTVPVFKAHGLAQASISDCATETFSAIRTVRSFSGEKRQMSMFGSQVMAFQSSGIKLGTFKSLNESLTRVAVYISLMSLYCLGGSKVKAGELSVGTIASFIGYTFTLTFAVQGLVNTFGDLRGSLAAVERINSVFSGGQIDEALAYGLERDIRRKEVDDEKLGLFFVNGFDEKNIFPNIHYMSALRSASNVHSLAWSGDVCLEDVHFSYPLRPDVEILNGLNLRLKCGTVTALVGSSGAGKSTIVQLLPSRGCLTVSGEDVRTFDKSEWARVVSIVNQEPVLFSVSVGENIAYGLPDNNVSKDDVIKAAKAANAHDFIISLPQGYDTLVGERGGLLSGGQRQRIAIARALLKNAPILILDEATSALDAISERLVQDALSHLMKGRTTLVIAHKLSTVQNADQIALCSSGRIAELGSHFELLAKKGQYASLVGTQRLAFE; via the exons ATGGCCTCTGCAACTCTCCCACTCCCTCTCCGGTCGCACCTCACTCGGCTCAAACCCCCTATCAGCCACGCGCCAAGAGCCATCGCCTGTCACGTCAAACTCTCCCACAGCCACTCCAACCCTTTCCCGCCATTTTCACTTCTTCGAAGCAGATCAAAAGGCGTCGTGAGGCCCCCTTCTGCCTACGTGTCGGGTCCTGCTTCCGACCCGATAATAACCGAGCCGGACCCTAAGGTGGAGAGTTCGAACGATGCTCATGATGAAACTGTTGAGCCGCCGAGTGCGATCAGTTCGAGTCTCTTGTGGAGTCTCCTGATGCGGTACAAGCTGAGACTCGCTGTTTCGGCCGTCACTCTCATTGGTTGCTCCGCTTGTACTCTCTCAATGCCTCTATTTTCAG GGAGATTTTTTGAAGTACTTATAGGCACTAGACCAGAACCTCTGTGGAGACTGCTTAGTACTGTTGGAGTGCTGTATACATTGGAGCCAgttttaactattatttatgTTGTAAACATGAATACTATTTGGGAGAAGGTTATGTCAACCTTACGCGCTCAGATTTTTAGAAGACTATTGATTCAGAAG GTGGAGTTTTTTGACAGATACAAG GTTGGTGAACTCACTGCTTTGTTAACATCTGACTTGGGTTCTCTTAAAGATATTGTGAGTGAAAACATTTCAAGGGATCGTGGATTCAGGGCACTTTCTGAG GTCATTGGCACAATATGCATCCTGTTCACTTTAGCCCCCCAACTTGCACCAATTTTGGGCGTACTGATGCTTACTGTATCTGTTTTAGTTG CTGTATACAAGCGGTCAACTGTGCCTGTTTTTAAAGCTCACGGATTGGCCCAAGCTTCCATATCAGATTGTGCAACAGAAACATTTTCTGCAATTCGTACT GTAAGATCCTTTAGTGGCGAAAAGCGTCAAATGTCTATGTTTGGTAGTCAG GTTATGGCTTTTCAGAGTAGTGGTATAAAGCTTGGGACCTTCAAATCTCTTAATGAATCACTGACTAGAGTTGCCGTCTATATTTCTTTGATGTCCTTGTATTGTCTTGGTGGAAGCAAAGTAAAAGCG GGTGAACTCTCTGTTGGAACCATTGCTTCTTTTATTGGATACACTTTCACATTAACTTTTGCT GTTCAAGGGCTGGTTAATACATTTGGAGATCTTCGTGGAAGTCTTGCTGCTGTTGAGAGGATTAATTCTGTGTTTTCTGGGGGACAAATTGATGAGGCCCTTGCCTATGGTTTAGAAAGAGACATCCGGAGaaaagaagtggatgatgaaaaACTTGGATTATTCTTTGTCAATGGTTTTGatgaaaaaaacatatttccaaatattcaTTACATGTCAGCCTTGAGATCAGCTAGCAATGTGCATAGCCTAGCTTGGTCTGGTGATGTTTGTCTTGAAG ATGTGCATTTTTCTTACCCTTTGAGGCCTGATGTGGAAATCCTAAATGGTCTTAATCTAAGGCTAAAATGTGGAACTGTAACTGCTCTAGTTGGCTCAAGTGGTGCTGGGAAAAGTACAATAGTACAGCTATTG CCAAGCAGGGGCTGCTTAACAGTTTCCGGAGAGGATGTTCGAACATTTGACAAGAGCGAATGGGCTCGGGTTGTCTCTATAGTAAACCAA GAACCTGTTCTATTCTCGGTGTCTGTTGGAGAAAATATTGCCTATGGGCTTCCTGACAATAATGTATCCAAGGATGATGTGATAAAGGCAGCCAAAGCTGCTAATGCTCATGATTTCATAATTTCTCTTCCTCAG GGTTATGACACTCTAGTTGGTGAGCGTGGAGGTCTACTGAGTGGAGGACAACGGCAG AGAATTGCCATTGCAAGAGCTCTTCTCAAGAATGCCCCAATCCTGATACTTGATGAG GCGACAAGTGCCTTGGATGCAATCAGTGAGCGCCTGGTTCAAGATGCTCTGAGCCATCTGATGAAAGGAAGGACAACATTAGTGATTGCACACAAGTTAAGTACAGTTCAGAATGCAGACCAGATAGCTCTTTGTTCCAGTGGAAGGATTGCAGAGCTTGGGAGTCATTTTGAGTTATTAGCTAAGAAGGGCCAATATGCTTCATTAGTTGGCACTCAGAGACTTGCTTTTGAGTGA
- the LOC117933797 gene encoding ABC transporter B family member 28 isoform X1, with protein MASATLPLPLRSHLTRLKPPISHAPRAIACHVKLSHSHSNPFPPFSLLRSRSKGVVRPPSAYVSGPASDPIITEPDPKVESSNDAHDETVEPPSAISSSLLWSLLMRYKLRLAVSAVTLIGCSACTLSMPLFSGRFFEVLIGTRPEPLWRLLSTVGVLYTLEPVLTIIYVVNMNTIWEKVMSTLRAQIFRRLLIQKVEFFDRYKVGELTALLTSDLGSLKDIVSENISRDRGFRALSEVIGTICILFTLAPQLAPILGVLMLTVSVLVAVYKRSTVPVFKAHGLAQASISDCATETFSAIRTVRSFSGEKRQMSMFGSQVMAFQSSGIKLGTFKSLNESLTRVAVYISLMSLYCLGGSKVKAGELSVGTIASFIGYTFTLTFAVQGLVNTFGDLRGSLAAVERINSVFSGGQIDEALAYGLERDIRRKEVDDEKLGLFFVNGFDEKNIFPNIHYMSALRSASNVHSLAWSGDVCLEDVHFSYPLRPDVEILNGLNLRLKCGTVTALVGSSGAGKSTIVQLLARFYEPSRGCLTVSGEDVRTFDKSEWARVVSIVNQEPVLFSVSVGENIAYGLPDNNVSKDDVIKAAKAANAHDFIISLPQGYDTLVGERGGLLSGGQRQRIAIARALLKNAPILILDEATSALDAISERLVQDALSHLMKGRTTLVIAHKLSTVQNADQIALCSSGRIAELGSHFELLAKKGQYASLVGTQRLAFE; from the exons ATGGCCTCTGCAACTCTCCCACTCCCTCTCCGGTCGCACCTCACTCGGCTCAAACCCCCTATCAGCCACGCGCCAAGAGCCATCGCCTGTCACGTCAAACTCTCCCACAGCCACTCCAACCCTTTCCCGCCATTTTCACTTCTTCGAAGCAGATCAAAAGGCGTCGTGAGGCCCCCTTCTGCCTACGTGTCGGGTCCTGCTTCCGACCCGATAATAACCGAGCCGGACCCTAAGGTGGAGAGTTCGAACGATGCTCATGATGAAACTGTTGAGCCGCCGAGTGCGATCAGTTCGAGTCTCTTGTGGAGTCTCCTGATGCGGTACAAGCTGAGACTCGCTGTTTCGGCCGTCACTCTCATTGGTTGCTCCGCTTGTACTCTCTCAATGCCTCTATTTTCAG GGAGATTTTTTGAAGTACTTATAGGCACTAGACCAGAACCTCTGTGGAGACTGCTTAGTACTGTTGGAGTGCTGTATACATTGGAGCCAgttttaactattatttatgTTGTAAACATGAATACTATTTGGGAGAAGGTTATGTCAACCTTACGCGCTCAGATTTTTAGAAGACTATTGATTCAGAAG GTGGAGTTTTTTGACAGATACAAG GTTGGTGAACTCACTGCTTTGTTAACATCTGACTTGGGTTCTCTTAAAGATATTGTGAGTGAAAACATTTCAAGGGATCGTGGATTCAGGGCACTTTCTGAG GTCATTGGCACAATATGCATCCTGTTCACTTTAGCCCCCCAACTTGCACCAATTTTGGGCGTACTGATGCTTACTGTATCTGTTTTAGTTG CTGTATACAAGCGGTCAACTGTGCCTGTTTTTAAAGCTCACGGATTGGCCCAAGCTTCCATATCAGATTGTGCAACAGAAACATTTTCTGCAATTCGTACT GTAAGATCCTTTAGTGGCGAAAAGCGTCAAATGTCTATGTTTGGTAGTCAG GTTATGGCTTTTCAGAGTAGTGGTATAAAGCTTGGGACCTTCAAATCTCTTAATGAATCACTGACTAGAGTTGCCGTCTATATTTCTTTGATGTCCTTGTATTGTCTTGGTGGAAGCAAAGTAAAAGCG GGTGAACTCTCTGTTGGAACCATTGCTTCTTTTATTGGATACACTTTCACATTAACTTTTGCT GTTCAAGGGCTGGTTAATACATTTGGAGATCTTCGTGGAAGTCTTGCTGCTGTTGAGAGGATTAATTCTGTGTTTTCTGGGGGACAAATTGATGAGGCCCTTGCCTATGGTTTAGAAAGAGACATCCGGAGaaaagaagtggatgatgaaaaACTTGGATTATTCTTTGTCAATGGTTTTGatgaaaaaaacatatttccaaatattcaTTACATGTCAGCCTTGAGATCAGCTAGCAATGTGCATAGCCTAGCTTGGTCTGGTGATGTTTGTCTTGAAG ATGTGCATTTTTCTTACCCTTTGAGGCCTGATGTGGAAATCCTAAATGGTCTTAATCTAAGGCTAAAATGTGGAACTGTAACTGCTCTAGTTGGCTCAAGTGGTGCTGGGAAAAGTACAATAGTACAGCTATTGGCACGTTTTTATGAG CCAAGCAGGGGCTGCTTAACAGTTTCCGGAGAGGATGTTCGAACATTTGACAAGAGCGAATGGGCTCGGGTTGTCTCTATAGTAAACCAA GAACCTGTTCTATTCTCGGTGTCTGTTGGAGAAAATATTGCCTATGGGCTTCCTGACAATAATGTATCCAAGGATGATGTGATAAAGGCAGCCAAAGCTGCTAATGCTCATGATTTCATAATTTCTCTTCCTCAG GGTTATGACACTCTAGTTGGTGAGCGTGGAGGTCTACTGAGTGGAGGACAACGGCAG AGAATTGCCATTGCAAGAGCTCTTCTCAAGAATGCCCCAATCCTGATACTTGATGAG GCGACAAGTGCCTTGGATGCAATCAGTGAGCGCCTGGTTCAAGATGCTCTGAGCCATCTGATGAAAGGAAGGACAACATTAGTGATTGCACACAAGTTAAGTACAGTTCAGAATGCAGACCAGATAGCTCTTTGTTCCAGTGGAAGGATTGCAGAGCTTGGGAGTCATTTTGAGTTATTAGCTAAGAAGGGCCAATATGCTTCATTAGTTGGCACTCAGAGACTTGCTTTTGAGTGA